The proteins below are encoded in one region of Elgaria multicarinata webbii isolate HBS135686 ecotype San Diego chromosome 8, rElgMul1.1.pri, whole genome shotgun sequence:
- the LSG1 gene encoding large subunit GTPase 1 homolog: MGKKKAAGLGRALIRERSQGRGGRQAGAGWLHTSELNDGYDWGRLNLQSITEQSSLEEFLATAELAGTEFVAEKLNIKIVPAEARTGLLTAEESKAIQKLHEQNKHFLCIPRRPPWDKQTSAEMLNQAERDHFLDWRRRLARLEEEQKLLLTPFERNLDFWRQLWRVLERSDVVVQIVDARNPLLFRCQDLECYAKEISPEKENLILLNKADLLSEGQRSAWARFFEEEGVKVVFWSALAEGRRLAADSKETEAVELPDLGDDRSHQQELQTSDSSSPESGPGSGSGPPVSQEQESSQEEDSDVYEDCEEEEEEEAWLTCSEDEENRGQPVAGPLWGSRTGDAEIQRPEPHWSRPIKNSSHLVQRDELLEIFKSVHAGKRKTREGEVTVGLVGYPNVGKSSTINTILGKKKVSVSATPGHTKHFQTLYVEPALCLCDCPGLVMPSFVSTKAEMICSGVLPIDQMRDHVPPVSLVCQRIPRPILEATYGINIIRPREDEAPDRQPTSEELLTAYGYMRGFMTDHGQPDQPRSARYVLKDYVTGKLLYCHPPPGLDPQDFQLWCERRVPSGSAQCRAETQPGRNPKIKQLENPVDGAFFHQENACALTRGSQSVMGYRAGPRPSPLRCPAPGSEDSPGKPWKKHGNRNKKEKIRRITKHLEA, translated from the exons ATGGGCAAGAAGAAAGCGGCGGGTCTGGGCCGAGCCCTCATCCGGGAGCGCAGCCAGGGCCGAGGGGGACGCCAGGCCGGAGCCGGCTGG CTCCACACAAGTGAACTGAACGATGGGTACGACTGGGGGCGCCTCAACCTTCAGTCCATCACTGAGCAGAGCTCGCTAGAGGAGTTCCTGGCTACAGCGGAACTAGCTGGAACTGAGTTTGTTGCGG AGAAACTGAATATCAAAATCGTTCCTGCTGAGGCTCGGACTGGTCTGCTGACAGCAGAAGaatctaaagccatccaaaagcTGCATGAGCAAAACAAGCATTTCTTGTGCATACCAAGGAG GCCACCCTGGGACAAGCAAACCAGCGCAGAGATGCTGAATCAGGCAGAAAGAGACCACTTCTTGGactggcggcggcggctggctCG GCTGGAGGAAGAACAGAAACTCCTTTTGACCCCGTTTGAACGGAATTTGGATTTTTGGCGCCAGCTGTGGCGAGTCCTCGAAAGAAG TGACGTTGTGGTCCAGATAGTGGATGCCAGGAATCCTCTCCTGTTCAGATGCCAAGATCTG GAATGCTACGCAAAAGAGATCAGCCCCGAGAAGGAGAACCTCATTCTGCTCAACAAGGCGGACCTGCTGAGTGAGGGACAGCGCTCCGCCTGGGCCCGCTTCTTCGAGGAGGAAGGGGTGAAAGTGGTGTTCTGGTCAGCTCTGGCGGAGGGCAGGCGGCTGGCAGCGGACTCTAAG GAGACAGAAGCGGTGGAGCTGCCAGACCTGGGTGATGACCGTTCCCATCAGCAGGAGCTGCAGACCTCGGACAGCAGTAGCCCAGAAAGTGGCCCCGGCTCTGGCTCAGGGCCTCCTGTGAGCCAAGAGCAGGAGAGCAGCCAAGAGGAAGACAGTGACGTGTACGAGgactgtgaggaggaggaggaggaagaggcttgGCTGACCTGCTCTGAAGATGAGGAGAACAGAGGGCAGCCTGTGGCTGGTCCCTTGTGGGGAAGCAGGACTGGCGACGCTGAGATCCAGAGGCCGGAGCCCCACTGGAGCAGGCCTATCAAGAACAGCAGCCACCTTGTACAAAGAGATGAACTCCTGGAGATTTTTAAATCGGTCCACGCTGGGAAGAGGAAGACCAGAGAGGGTGAAGTCACGGTTGGGCTG gtGGGCTACCCCAACGTTGGCAAGAGCTCGACCATCAACACCATCCTGGGAAAGAAGAAGGTGTCCGTGTCTGCCACGCCAGGTCACACAAAGCATTTCCAG ACGCTGTATGTGGAGCCAGCCCTCTGCCTCTGCGACTGCCCCGGCCTGGTGATGCCCTCCTTTGTTTCCACGAAGGCTGAGATGATTTGCAGCGGGGTCTTGCCCATAGACCAGATGAGGGACCACGTCCCGCCCGTCTCTCT CGTCTGCCAGCGCATCCCACGGCCCATCTTGGAGGCCACGTATGGAATCAACATCATCCGGCCTCGAGAGGACGAGGCGCCTGATCGGCAGCCCACGTCAGAGGAGCTGTTGACCGCTTATGGAT ACATGAGAGGCTTCATGACGGATCACGGGCAGCCGGATCAGCCCCGCTCAGCCCGCTACGTGCTGAAAGACTACGTCACT GGCAAACTGCTTTATTGCCACCCTCCCCCTGGACTTGACCCCCAAGACTTCCAGCTCTGGTGTGAGAGGCGTGTGCCGAGCGGGAGCGCACAGTGCCGTGCTGAAACTCAACCTGGCAGGAATCCAAAGATAAAGCAGCTTGAAAACCCGGTGGACGGTGCCTTTTTCCATCAG GAGAACGCCTGTGCCCTGACCAGAGGCAGCCAGTCCGTGATGGGCTACAGAGCTGGCCCCCGTCCCAGCCCCCTCCGGTGCCCAGCGCCCGGCTCGGAGGACAGCCCCGGAAAGCCCTGGAAGAAGCACGGCAACAGGAACAAGAAGGAGAAGATCCGCCGCATCACCAAGCATTTGGAGGCGTAA